In the Zingiber officinale cultivar Zhangliang unplaced genomic scaffold, Zo_v1.1 ctg132, whole genome shotgun sequence genome, AATAGtcgatagaaaattttcataagatCGGATCGATCATCCCAGAAATAATCAATGAAACTAATATAATCAATGAAACTAACTgagattatttatttttttaatttaagttaaaataataataactatTTTAGGATATTAAGTAACTTTTTTCGAgttttgtaaaaagaaaaaaaaaattaatgtaatCTAATCAATTAACCATATTCCTCTCAATACGACATGACAATTCCTCCCAAGTATACGATGAGCACGATATATCTTATCATCATGTGCAATAAATAAGTCTCTTTCCACCAAATTTCGGTGTTAGAATTatacattttttttctaaaagaatATAAAACTTTAAACCTACGTATAATTATTCAACTTAAAATTCCTCCAATACAACATTTATTTACTGATCGATCTACAACAAACATAGACATAGTTTAGGTCTATATAAACAAAGGCAGTATAATGCAGGCTCTTCCAGCTTAAGGATTCATCTGAACAACAGGAATTGAAGAGATGATTTTCAGGAATTGGGACAGATGCAACCAGCAATGTGTAAATATGTAGATGAGTTCGTTCCTTCATGATCAAGATGATGAGCTGATGTAAAGAACTGGAACTAACCCAGCCATCCTCCCGTCTCTCCCAGGTCGCTTTTTCTTCACCTGCATTGATCAAAAATGCATTTATTTACCGTCGAGTTCAACTCATAATGGCTCCATTGGTCGGTCGTCTAATGAACTTGTGTACTTACATAGTACCAGCCATCAACCTCATCGTCGATCTCAACCTCCTCTCCAGCAGTTAAACTTAGCTGTAGACGTGACAAACAATAGTTAAGCAGGATAAAAGCTCATCAGGTTACAAAGGTTATCGAGCAGATGTAAAATTGTAGACCAATAATTTCATCTAGAACTGCAGGATATACACCTCATCGTCGCCACCAGCAGTGAAGTCATACAATGCTTTCCCAGACTGCGGATTTTGGGAACTCCTGTCTTCCTCCTGCGAGCCAAAGCTCTGAGCTCCACTCCCTGCTAAAGGGTTTTCGAAGGTATCAAATCTTCCAAGAACCGCTGATGCATAAGATGGTGGTGGTGGTGTCTCTTCCCTAACCTATAATTAGATAAGATATCAGTAATTAATAACTAAGGATATTGTCACAATTAACAATAGGTTTATGAAATATTGGTTAAATCCAAACTGGATAATCTGCCGCCTCAAAAGTGGATGATGCGTTGCTGAACCTTGTTGCATCATTTCCAGACTTGTTTTCCTGAATGTTACAATAAAATTTGGCTTTGATGTTAGCTTCCAGTTCAACTCTGATAGGAAGGAGAGAGAAGTAATTCTACCATAGCAGTGCATGATAACTAGTTCGATACTCTACACACATACAAAAGAATCTtagatttcctttttctttcttttttaacACAATTACATAGATAATGAATTGTGTTATTCATGGGCATCGCCTATTTAATGATGCCCAAGATGAATATAAAGTAAAAttggtgaaaaaaaaaaaaagaataatataAAACAAGATACAGAATATTTAATAATTTCAAAAGAGAACTTTCAGCTCAAAAAAATGTTAGCAAAAAGTAGCAGAGTTACACATGAACCTACCCAATTTTGTGAGACTCCATAACCTGATGGACGTGAACTGAACAAGGACGGATAGCCCAAACCACCAAAATGGGAGGATATGGAAGTTTCAACTGAGCCAGTTGACTCAGGTGATGATGTCCCAGATGACCTACCATCATCTTCCTGGAATAATCCAATTCGTCAACATAAAATTTATcagaaacataaaaaaaatccTTACCATTACCTCCGGTTCGTCAGTTTCTAGAAAAGACTTAGCCCATAAGTCATCATAAACCACAGATGGACGAGACATCAGGCTCTCATCTTCCTCCTCTATGTCTGGAGCCTCAATTCCAGCACCAGCAAGAAATTCATTTACCTAGAAAGGAGTATAAATGAGTAATAAAGTAGAATAAATAGTAGTATGACACGGATGATGAATTCTCGAGGAAAATTGTGAATGGTATTATTTTTCATACAATGGGTTTGACCTTCAGCAGCCATACTGCAACTGTTTATTGGCATTCAAAATGAAACAAATAATCTGCTTACTGAAATTTTTGAAGCTACAAGACAGttatatttttcctataattATAAAGTAGAGAGGCATCTTACTTTTTTCAATGCAGGGGCATTAGTTCCCAATAGATCATCATCTAAACCTGCTGCCCAGGCCATTGCTAGTTCCGGATCAATGGTTTCAGGCTCCATATGAGCTGCTTTAGATTCATATACCAGATCAGATATTCCAGTAGCAACAGCTGGATCATTCAGTCCGGTAGATGCACCAATGTTATGTCGGTTACGGTAGATGTCAATGAGTTTGGCACTGCAAATTAATACAAGTTGTGAACATCAAATCACAGATCCAGGGAGATCGAGCCAAATACTGAACTTGCGGCAAAAAATACCAATTTTAGAATAAGTTTGTCATACCTTATTTACAAGTGCAAAAGATTgaatatgattttataatttcTGGCAAACTAACCTAAAAGTGTGGTTCTCGTTCAGTTAAGGATTGTAAGATCTCACAATAAGATAGTTCTACTGCCTACAAGTTTAAGTTTAATCAAGAAGCTAGTTTTCATTAAGTCAACAGTAAATCAGCTAGAGAAGTTTTAGTTCATTTCAAATACAAGCATGGCATAGTAATAATGTTAAAACATACAAATCATAGATCAAACTTGTTTGAATAGGTACCTCCTAACACCATAAATTTCAATTGACTGAAATTTACTAGCATGTGCAAATCAGCACCATGTAATTACCTGGTAGGACCTAGTGGAAGATATTTTGCCCTGGGAACAAAGCAGAACAAAGAAGCTAAATCAAGAAGCTTCTCATGGTTCTCATACAATTTCTTGAGTTCCTCGTCTGTCCACTCTTGGTTGTTGTTATCATGATTACGCATATCTCTAGAAGCCACCGAAAAACAAGAACAAGGAAGATGAAAATGAACATTCATTTCAGGAGGAACAGGAAATTAATCTATATATCACCTAATGAGATCATCCTGTGCCCTGTACATTTCATCAAGGACCTTTAGCATAGAATTAATTAGAGACCCAATACCAGTACCACTAGCACCTTGATCTTCCCCATTACTGAAGTGTGATTGTGAGAACTGGGATTGAACACCACCTAAAGATAAAGcatgtaaaaattcataaatCTGCAATCGATATGGCTCCCCTGACCTAATTGCAATAGTCATTAAGGCTTGAGCAGCAACAATCCGAACCTGTGCAGGTAAAGCAGGTAAAACTTACCTGAGAATATGATCCTTTGTTTACTggtaaaataaattcaaaatgatGTTTTTAGATGAAAGTTTGTACCTCCCAACTTCCACTAAAGGCACATCTCTGAAGACGTGTCAAAGCACCTGCAAGTGTTGGATTCCGTGAACTTGCAGCGGCCACCATTTTGTCTGCATCTAGCATCATAAGTGCTGTAGCAGGAGGTGTTGCTGACTCCCAAGCATATTCAGAGGCAGCATAGTTTGCATTCTCACCAAGAAACCAAACCTGTGTAGATTGCAGGCAATAAATAAGTATTCTATAGAATCTTCGAAACAGGTACTCACTATCCAGTATATAGATCACAGGCAATAAATGTGGATTCTTTAGAATCTTCAAGACAACTCACTATCCAGTATATAGATCACAAGCAATAAAAAAGTATTCTTTAGAATCTCCAAAACAAGTACTCACTATCCAGTACATCCCCAAACTCGCAACAACTAGCCCTCCACCCAAAGGAACATTAAAATGCTAGCGTTGACAAAAATGTCTCAAGTCATTTATGGGTTACACATGCAGAATTTTTTGTTTGTTGTGCAAGTAAAGACGGGCATATAGATGTATCTGTGTATAAAGATGCAAACTTTCAGCAAGTCAAAGCGATCCTTACTGCAGCCTGCACTAATCTTTGTAAAGCCAAAGCAGACTTAGGATCTGATGCAGACACTCTGTCAACGGATACCAGTCCTAACCTAGACCCAGGCTGAGGAGGTGGCAAGTCAAGAACAATGGTGACTGCTTCCAATGCTGTATGCTTCCCTTCTGGCCCAGCTCCAGCAAGACATGTCTGCCAAGTAAATAATGAGACATGccaatcaatacatatatttaaAGAAAAGCTTCCCATACATATATGGAGAGAAAGGTGCGTAAATTCACTGACTCATGTTTGCAGAACTTATTTGAATTGAAATAATTCAAAATCACGAGttgttatgaaagaaaataaaggcaGCTATTGCAGAGATATACACACACCATggtgtaaaaaaataaaacagaGTCCAGATTTCTGAATTATCAAAACAAAGAGGACGACCACTCAATCAACTGTTTGCGACCATAACAAGAAGAAGCTATGAGTCTGGAATCAGTCTTTGTGTAGATAAATAATGCTTGCAGATTGTATGAAAGGGTTTCCTCAAGAAATTAATGACAACACAAGTTCCTTATGGGAAGAGTAGTTCAAATAAAATTGTTGTTTTACTTGTAAGTATGAATCCACACCTTTTTGAAAACTATGAAAGCAAAAGGATGGTTCATATATGCCACAAGTTAAACTTACTTTCCATAGCAGTTGCAGCACATCAGCATCAATCTTCCCTGGGACTTTAGTGGCAAATATTCTTGCAATTTCAAGAAGTGTCACTGCCATATCTGGTGTTGCCTGATTAGTCAACAGTGAAACATAATAAAGATCAAACTTACATAGAAGCTACAAACATCACAAAAAACAAAGATGGCCTTCATGAATTTAAATGAAAATAAACAACAATTAACAAGTCAAATTGCAATCATAATAGAAAAATAGCATAAACTAACTTTCCCTCAAAGAGTTTTATGAAACAAATGGAGTGCAAATTGCAAGCTTCAATGTGGATTTCTAAGTACCTCATATTATCTTTCAAAAAAGAGTTGATCTTACAAAACTGGGTGTGCCAATCAATATGTACCAGGCTCCTCATAGCTAACATGAAAACAACCCCAAGCTCAATAGTCAGTAGGTGAGGATAGACAAAAATTGAAAGAAAGGAGAAATAGATGagggaaaagatatgaaaaaagAGACCAAGGAAGCTACTCAGAAGTCGAGAGAGCAGACCAGAAGCATAATAATCAGGGAAACAAGCAGGAAGACAAGCAGGGAACAAGGTTCAACATGTTTGAGGTGACAGATTTTTCTGCTTTgcatatttttttacaaaaatacacAAATTTATTGGTAATCGCGAAAATGATATCCTTAATCGTTAACTATTGTATATTATCTAATTTTAGGCCAAGGAAGAGCTGCCTACACTATAAGCGCCAATTGTTCTTCAACAATTTGAATCCTCCAAAATTTCTTAAGCCTTTAGCATGGAGTGGAGCTCAGAGATTTAGCATGCAGGACGAGGACGGAAATTACCAGGTCCACAGTGTCAGAAAGCACTATATGGCTTCACTGCTGGTGGCAATAACGAGGTGTTCTGCAGCTCTACACAAAAATTATTGGTCGGACTTTGTCTGTGAGAGGAATGATAAACCTACCAATGCATGAAACAGATTCAAGAACCAAGACAAGGCAAGGGCAAGGTATTCAGCTTTCACCGGTGATGACACAATGTAAAACCACTTCCAACCTTGTGAGTCACAAGGGAGTCAAGGACTAAGTTCCCACAGTGAGCTTTTGTGATGGAATGATTCATAAGGATAACCTTCTTACAGCATTCCATGAACCATGAAAGGATACAGGGACTTCTTCTGACCTTCTGCGAACCGCGACGAGATGCAAGGGTCAAGGTTCCACAAAAAGATGACCCACAAGTAAGGCTTTCCTTTCACAAGGCTTCCGTGAACTTTTTTGGCATGCCAACACAATACTGAAATAAAATTGTTGAGGCCAAAGATTGATACCCTAGCTTGGAATGATGCATTACACCTTGTCTAACTCATGAGATTTTGATCAACACACAGTTTATAGAGACGCTCCACCTTGTCCTTACAAGCAAAAGTTCTCTTTTCATATCTCATTTATTAGTACAATCCAAGTGCAATTTGTACAAAAGATTTCCACCAATGTAGAGCCTATGGAGATTAATGTAAATTATCCTTCAAGCAAATAGGCTGGTTTTGTGACATAAACATTGGTTACAGAAGCTAAAACACCACATCTTGATGTTGTTAAATGTCTTACTTTCACCTTTAATCTACTAGATCAGCTTTAAAAGTCTTGTTTCACCTTCAATCAAACTGAAGGCAGCATGTTTCACTACTTTCCTTTTGTCCAGGCTAACATCACTAATAACTAATTCCATTTTGCTAACAAATTTAGCTTCATATAAGTATAAAAGTTTTACATCACAGCATTTAGAAAATACTGTTAGACAGTTCATTCTCGATGTAACTTTTGGTTTGCTGATAACTTCTCCCAATATGGGATAAATGATTCTGTaaatttaaatcattttgaaaatcaacACAATCCTTATGCAAAACTCTTGTGCCCCTAAAAGAGCAACACTAAGTATGTAACACTATCACATATTTATATTTTGATCACAAGAAAATTGCAAAAACTTTTCAATCTCCAAGGATGAGCAAGGATCAAAACATAGTACACTCTTTTTTAAAAAGGGAGTTAAAAAAGTATTTAGACTAACACAAAAACACACACATGCAATTGAATAGAGAGGGAAGTACCTTAAACCGAGCATGCAAAGTAAGCAAGATATCATTCAATTGAGTGGAAGGCCAAGCAGGATCAGACAGTTCACTTGCAATGATAGATCCCAGTTCCTCAAATGATTCATGTGGGTTTTGCATCCATATCAGAGCTTTTATTACCATAGCACGAACATAAACACATTCACATGCTACAGTTGTGCGCACTACTTCTAGTAGTGAAGCCAATAAACTTGCAATAGTATCAATGCCACCTGGACCAGTTGAAGGAAATAAAGTCTTGTGTGATTCTGCAAAAATGAGACCATCTATTGAGTATAAAAGAGATATAACAGTTCAATTTGATAAATAAACTTTGGTGAACCATGCATTTACATGCTTCAACAGTTGTTTGGATTTTGGATAGAAAACAAACGATAAATGATTTAACAGAATGCAACTCTAAAAAGGATTAAAATATCGCATACATATCAAACAAAGAAAATTCTCGATATTCAAAGAAATTGCTTTCAGAAATATATTTACCTGCAGATTTTGAGCTTCCCATGAGCTGTGAATCAGGAGGATCATCATTCTCAGATGAATGTAGTTGCATTGCTTCATCAACTTGCACACCCAAAGCATATGCAGCTGCCCTACTTTTTCCCATTTCCTGAACAACTCTTGCAGCAGCATGAAGAACTGGCCTGGAGAAACTTCGGAAAGAGCTCTCTAATCTGAGTTGTAATAAAGAAACtcataaaataaatttggtaTTGTTGACTTAAACTTCATATTGTCAGAACATacactgcaaaaaaaaaaaattcaacaaccTTCGGATTACAAGTTTCATAAGGGGTTGTGGGTGCTTTGCTTTAGAAGCACGTTTCTCACGATTCAATTTTACTGAAGCATCCTTTAATGTTACAGATGGTGCCTCAGGCAACTTCAGAACTTCTCTTGTTAATCGAATCCATCCAGCAGCACGCTCTTCAGTTCTGCAACAAAACCATAAAGAAAGAAACTTCTTTATTCCTTAGAAAAATTAacagaacagaaaaaaaaaatgaacatagGCAACATTTGTATCTAATTTGCAAGGACTGAAGAATTACCTCTCGGTGTTATCAAATTTTCCCAAAATGCAAAACATTGCCTCAAAACAAACTCTGTCACTGGGATCCAGAAGCAGTTGATAAAGAAGAGAAGTAAATTGAAATTTTATTCCAGGCCTCTCTGTAAAGTAAACAGCCTATTAGACAACAATGCAAAAGTAAGAAATCAACAGAGTAAAATATATAAGAATAATTTTGAGACAATAAAATTTGCATACCATCCAGTGCACGGGCTCTacataatacataacataatctaGCAAGGCAAAGCCTAGCAAGAACATCATGCAACCGAAGTATGTCATGCAAAGCACCTGCTCATCCAAGAATTGCTTTTATTAATAAAACTAATACAAAATCCATGATGTTACATAGAAATATGCCAAGACCCTTATAAGATAGCATATGTATCACTATTACAAGTGTAAAATCCAAGCTTAACTACACTATTTGAAAGTAACACAGAAAGATAAGAATGACAGAGCAAGTCACCTCCGTGCTCAATGTGTTtccctgcaaaaaaaaaaaaaacacttaggTGCATCACAAATTAGCATAGAACTGTTTATCAAATAGGTAGGTTATACCACTTCTGCAACCAAATCTAAGGAACACTGAACTTAATTAatagacattaaaaaaaattaaaaggcatCAAAAGAGAATCTTTTTACGCAATGAAAAATGAAACGTAAACTAAAAACTAACCAAGAGCCATGGCAACAGAATTAGGATCTCTGGTAGCAATATCAGTGATAATTGCCATGGCATGCCTCACAGCAACCGGATCTCCGCATGAAATCCTAAAATCAGAACAGGGCCTCAAGAAGTTAGCAAGCGAAGAAGTTATAGACATAACATATAAGCAATTCTAGGAGTAATATTTTAATAAGAGTATTAAGTATACAACTTGGCTGATTCATGATTACATTGTAATCCAAGTACCACATAAAAATTCTCTCTTTGGCATCATACTACTTCCTGAAAAACTATACAGTGAAAAGGCCTcacccaatatatatatatacttgcaaAGACTAACAAGGAGTACAATTCAGAAAAAAAAGTGCCCAAGTTGCTATCAAGCATCAGCAGCAACACAGATGGCAAAGAAGCAAACCACAGGGCACTGCTTCATAACAGAGAGGGAACATCAAAAATAGCATTCCTGAGAAATCTTGCTCCTACAACAACTAATTCAATCAGCAAGTATCATCATTTGCAATTTAAACTTTCTGTGAATAGTTGTCATGAATAAGCTATAGTATGTTTTACAAACAAAGACATATGTTCATGCATTAGTTTTGAGACATTAAATTCAAATGAAAAGACTGCAAAGACAATACCTTTAGCAAACTACTTTAGTTGATGATAGATAACACTAAACATCAGTTAGTACAGGTAGTAGATTCTAAGTCATATCAATACTGCCTTATAACTTTATATGATCATCATTTCAAAAGCAAAATAGAATTACAATAAGGTATAATATAAATGTACTCTTGGAGCAGATTCTAATATCATGATGTTGAACCTCAGAAACATGTAACTACCGACCCTTGTATGGCTCGATGGAGGAATAATGGATTCCCAGGATCCAAGGGAAGTCTTCTTAGAGCACCAAGAGCAGCATATTGCAGATTATCATGAATTGTAGACTGCGAACATGAGATGGATACAATTACTGTATCAAGAAAATATTACTGACACAATAACTGTATCAACTGTAGCAACCACATGATATACCAATCTTACTGACATGTAAACCCTATGATTACCACGATGGCAAatcttttacaaaaataaaaataagcatCAACAGTTCTATATGTCCAACAAAACTACATGAACCTTCTGGATATCTAAAGATTGTCATCAACAATTTTCTCTTGCTAAACTAAATTCAATCTCAAGAAAAAATAACTTGTCCTTTTAAAGGAATAGTCAAATCCCCCACTAACAGCttcagatttttcaaaaaaaaaaacaaatatccAGAATATTCAATCATTGTAAATACCGAATAGTAGCAGCAAAAGAAAAAATACTGGCATAGCcttaaaagaaactaaaaaaaaGTTACATGACAAGATGCAGAAACCATTCAATATTCACATGAACACGCAAATAAATGACACTAATATGAGTTAGCAGAATACTCCATGAAGATAACATTTAGTACATGACCATGGAGTATGGACAGATTGTATCCTCTATTACTTAAATATCAGCAGCTTTTTTCCCTCAGTTTCTCCATgacataagaaaaagaaagaccaaAATGAACCAGCTTTGGTGACCATCAATTAATTTTGTTGAGAAGATTAGAAAATTACCTCTTTATCACCACCTTGCTTTACTAATATGCCCTTCCGAGGCTTTTGTTTCACATCTccaatctcaaaaattaaaaatcatgtGAATTAGAAACAGGAATTTTGTAAATGGCATAGAGACCTGAAAGCAAGCTAtaagtagaaaaaaaaattaaaaagaaaaatcaaagttaGATTGTAGGTTGTGCAATAAGCAACCCTCCAAAAAAAGGAGCATTTATTGCTGACACAGATCATCTGCTGACAAAGTTAACTAATTAGGACACAGTACAGAGAAGGCATAAAGAAAATGAAGCTAAAAGGACAAACTGTGTATGGTGGATATCGTGTTGAAATTAATATTTCTTCTTTTCCTAAAATAGATATATAACTATGCAAAGAATTGATCATGAGAGGCAGGCAAACCTTTTCTAGAATGCCAAATACAATTTCATACAACTTCTCCAAGATTTCAGAACTGTTTGCTGAAGCAGAAGTAAGAGCCTTCAGTGCTGCAAGCCTACGTGCATGGACTTCAGAAGAGAATATCAAAGTTACTAGAATGAAAAGGAaagttataatataatattttaatcaTGATCATTAAGAGTTTTACCAATAAGCTTGGCAGTTAAAGATGTTCACAACAATGGCATACATGAGAAGCTATCAATTTaaagataaaggaacaaagagtatATTCTCACTGAACTCCAAAAAGAAGTGTTTTTCCAACACACGCACACGCAAACACGCACGCACATGCACACACGCACGCAAACTAGTCATCTTCTAACAAAACAAAATCTGTCCTAGAATTCTAGAAGCATTTTCCTTCACAAACTGTTCATGACAAACCTAttgataataattttttcttatttttcagaAGGTCAAGCATCCTTCATACcaaaaaaaacattatttctCCAAGGACCAATGAAGTATAAACAAAAACATCAGAAACCAGTCAATTTATGACAGAAACTTTCTAGTTGTACCAAAAATTGCTTAAAATTTTTTGCATGGCTATTGGAGCTAAGagaaggcttggttgttgttatttGAGCTAAGAGAATTATGAATATAAATTCCTATACTAGTTCAAGTAGCCTTGTTTTAAGTGTTTGTAAAAATTCCTAGACTACTAAAGGCAATTGTTCTTGTATGGGTATTGTTGAGGCAAATACTTATGATGATTATAATGGGGGTGAAATCCGTCACCCTGGCGGATTATAATGATAGAATGTCATGTTGATACTAGTATTAGGCAAGAAGAAGTAAagtaaaagaaagacaaaaaATAAAGGGGTTAGAGTATCATGCGGAAGGGCAAAGTTAGTCTGAATGTACTTACTGCTTCATTA is a window encoding:
- the LOC122036072 gene encoding uncharacterized protein LOC122036072 yields the protein MASGQNSSGNTLMDLISSVPTTAPASTATSSRPSEASAPSQLGKPAATVGKPKRSTLMQIQSDTIAAAKALNPVRAIPQRQKTTPVSYSQLLRSVHELAATYDQRSSQKQLVSHVFPKLAVYSSVDPSVAPSLLMLLQQSEDRNVLRYVYYYLARILYDSDSEGLSPSGGIPTPSWDAVADIDVVGRVTRADVIPRVVNQLSTEATNADIQFHARRLAALKALTSASANSSEILEKLYEIVFGILEKIGDVKQKPRKGILVKQGGDKESTIHDNLQYAALGALRRLPLDPGNPLFLHRAIQGISCGDPVAVRHAMAIITDIATRDPNSVAMALGKHIEHGGALHDILRLHDVLARLCLARLCYVLCRARALDERPGIKFQFTSLLYQLLLDPSDRVCFEAMFCILGKFDNTERTEERAAGWIRLTREVLKLPEAPSVTLKDASVKLNREKRASKAKHPQPLMKLVIRRLESSFRSFSRPVLHAAARVVQEMGKSRAAAYALGVQVDEAMQLHSSENDDPPDSQLMGSSKSAESHKTLFPSTGPGGIDTIASLLASLLEVVRTTVACECVYVRAMVIKALIWMQNPHESFEELGSIIASELSDPAWPSTQLNDILLTLHARFKATPDMAVTLLEIARIFATKVPGKIDADVLQLLWKTCLAGAGPEGKHTALEAVTIVLDLPPPQPGSRLGLVSVDRVSASDPKSALALQRLVQAAVWFLGENANYAASEYAWESATPPATALMMLDADKMVAAASSRNPTLAGALTRLQRCAFSGSWEVRIVAAQALMTIAIRSGEPYRLQIYEFLHALSLGGVQSQFSQSHFSNGEDQGASGTGIGSLINSMLKVLDEMYRAQDDLIRDMRNHDNNNQEWTDEELKKLYENHEKLLDLASLFCFVPRAKYLPLGPTSAKLIDIYRNRHNIGASTGLNDPAVATGISDLVYESKAAHMEPETIDPELAMAWAAGLDDDLLGTNAPALKKVNEFLAGAGIEAPDIEEEDESLMSRPSVVYDDLWAKSFLETDEPEEDDGRSSGTSSPESTGSVETSISSHFGGLGYPSLFSSRPSGYGVSQNWENKSGNDATRFSNASSTFEAADYPVREETPPPPSYASAVLGRFDTFENPLAGSGAQSFGSQEEDRSSQNPQSGKALYDFTAGGDDELSLTAGEEVEIDDEVDGWYYVKKKRPGRDGRMAGLVPVLYISSSS